One window from the genome of Saimiri boliviensis isolate mSaiBol1 chromosome 2, mSaiBol1.pri, whole genome shotgun sequence encodes:
- the ELL3 gene encoding RNA polymerase II elongation factor ELL3 isoform X2: MPILEESAEVREPSPAQRRRWWWPSPVAPVLLALELAAMEEFQEPLRGQLRLCFSPAARTSLLLLRLNDAALRALQECQRQQVRPLIAFQGHRGYLRLPGPGCSCLFSFIVSQCGQEGASGSLDLVCQRLVRSGPNRLHCLGSLRERLTIWTAMDSIPAPSSVQGHNLTEDARHPDSWQNTGDCSGDAISQPQMALEEVSMSDPLASNQGQSLPGSSREHMAQWEVREPDQALPSSASRKRLEKKRSMPVATVELEEKRFRTLPLVPNPLQGQSHQDLQEGEDWEQDDKDKDMDPRLEDSSSVQEASGSPSPQDVPDYLLQYRAIHSAEQQHVYEQEFETDYAEYRILHARVGAASQRFIELGAEIKRVQQGTPEHKVLEDKIVQEYKKFRKRYPGYREEKRRCEYLHQKLSHIKGLILEFEEKNRGS; this comes from the exons ATGCCGATCCTAGAAGAAAGCGCCGAGGTCCGGGAG CCAAGCCCGGCacagaggaggaggtggtggtggcccTCGCCTGTGGCCCCGGTGCTGCTTGCGCTCGAACTCGCCGCCATGGAGGAGTTCCAGGAGCCTCTGAGGGGGCAGCTCCGGCTCTGCTTCTCGCCTGCTGCCCGGACCAGCCTCTTACTGCTCAGGCTCAACGACGCTGCGCTGCGGGCGCTGCAAGAGTGTCAGCGGCAACAG GTACGGCCGCTGATTGCTTTCCAAGGCCACCGAGGG TATCTGAGGCTCCCAGGCCCTGGCTGTTCCTGCCTCTTCTCTTTCATAGTGTCCCAGTGTGGCCAAGAGGGCGCTAGTGGTAGCTTGGACCTTGTGTGCCAACGCTTGGTCAG GTCTGGGCCTAACCGCCTTCACTGCCTGGGCTCACTCAGGGAGCGCCTCACTATTTGGACAGCCATGGATTCTATCCCAGCCCCATCATCAGTTCAGGGACACAACCTGACTGAAGATGCCAGACATCCTGACAGCTGGCAGAACACAGGAGACTGTTCTGGAGATGCAATATCACAGCCACAGATGGCTCTAGAGGAG GTGTCTATGTCAGATCCACTGGCAAGCAACCAAGGACAGTCACTCCCAGGATCCTCAAGGGAGCACATGGCACAGTGGGAAGTGAG AGAACCTGATCAGGCACTGCCTTCCTCTGCCAGCCGGAAACGTCTGGAGAAG AAACGTTCAATGCCTGTAGCCACTGTAGAACTAGAAGAAAAGAGGTTCAGAACTCTACCTCTAGTGCCAAATCCCCTACAAGGCCAGAGCCATCAGGATTTACAAGAGGGAGAAGACTGGGAGCAAGATGATAAAGATAAGGACATGGACCCCAGATTAGAAGACAGTTCCTCAGTTCAGGAAG CCTCTGGATCCCCAAGTCCTCAAGATGTACCAGACTACCTTCT GCAATACAGGGCCATCCACAGTGCAGAACAGCAACATGTCTATGAGCAGGAATTTGAAACAGATTATGCTGAATACCGCATCCTGCATGCCCGTGTTGGTGCTGCAAGCCAAAGGTTCATAGAGCTGGGAGCAGAGATTAAGAGAGTTCAGCAAGGAACTCCGGAACACAAG GTGCTGGAAGACAAGATAGTCCAGGAATATAAAAAGTTCAGGAAG CGGTACCCAGGTTACAGAGAAGAAAAGCGTCGTTGTGAGTACCTTCACCAGAAATTGTCCCACATTAAAGGTCTCATCCTGGAGTTTGAGGAAAAGAACAGGGGCAGCTGA
- the SERF2 gene encoding small EDRK-rich factor 2 isoform X2: MTRGNQRELARQKNMKKQSDSVKGKRRDDGLSAAARKQRDSEIMQQKQKKANEKKEEPK, translated from the exons ATGACCC GCGGTAACCAGCGAGAGCTCGCCCGCCAGAAGAATATGAAAAAGCAGAGCGACTCGGTTAAGGGAAAGCGCCGAGATGACGGGCTTTCTGCTGCTGCCCGCAAGCAGAG GGACTCGGAGATCATGCAGCAGAAGCAGAAAAAGGCAAACGAGAAGAAGGAGGAACCCAAGTAG
- the SERF2 gene encoding small EDRK-rich factor 2 isoform X1 — protein MTRGNQRELARQKNMKKQSDSVKGKRRDDGLSAAARKQSAPSSLPPGTRRSCSRSRKRQTRRRRNPSSFVASCPTLLPFACVPGASPTTLAFPPVVLTGPSTDGIPFALSLQRVPFVLPSPQVASLPLGHSRG, from the exons ATGACCC GCGGTAACCAGCGAGAGCTCGCCCGCCAGAAGAATATGAAAAAGCAGAGCGACTCGGTTAAGGGAAAGCGCCGAGATGACGGGCTTTCTGCTGCTGCCCGCAAGCAGAG TGCCCCATCATCTCTACCCCCAGGGACTCGGAGATCATGCAGCAGAAGCAGAAAAAGGCAAACGAGAAGAAGGAGGAACCCAAGTAGCTTTGTGGCTTCGTGTCCAACCCTCTTGCCCTTCGCCTGTGTGCCTGGAGCCAGTCCCACCACGCTCGCGTTTCCTCCTGTAGTGCTCACAGGTCCCAGCACCGATGGCATTCCCTTTGCCCTGAGTCTGCAGCGGGTCCCTTTTGTGCTTCCTTCCCCTCAGGTAGCCTCTCTACCCCTGGGCCACTCCCGGGGATGA
- the SERINC4 gene encoding serine incorporator 4: MVGAKAGPSPSTSLGLAQQRSGSSSVLVRSPFCQVCCCGPAPCASCCHSRWPFLTTSTCSRLFYIFLHVGASAICCLLLSRTVVERVWGKTHRIQMPSGLCAHLFGLSDCPVLSGSGAVYRVCAGTATFHLLQAVLLVHLHSPTSPRAQLHNSFWLLKLLFLLGLCALAFCIPDEHFFPAWHYIGICGGFAFILLQLVLITAFAHSWNKNWQTGAAQDCSWFLAVVLATLGFYSMAGVGAMLLFGYYTHPAGCLLNKMLLSLHLCFCGLISFLSVTPCIRLKQPHSGLLQASVISCYIMYLTFSALSSRPPERLILQGQNHTLCLPGLSKMEPQTPDTSLAMLSAGIMYACVLFACNEASYLAEVFGPLWIVKIYSYEFQKPSLCFCCPERVEADEGQRGGAARPADQETPPAPPVQVQHLSYSYSAFHFVFFLASLYVMVTLTNWFSYEGAELEKTFTKGSWATFWVKVASCWACVLLYLGLLLAPLCWSPTQKSRPLIIRRRRRHRHCIVSPDNKYPPA; the protein is encoded by the exons ATGGTGGGTGCCAAGGccggccccagccccagcacctcCCTGGGCCTGGCACAGCAGCGCAGCGGAAGCAGCAGTGTCCTAGTGAGAAGCCCCTTCTGTCAG GTGTGCTGCTGTGGGCCTGCTCCTTGTGCCAGCTGCTGCCACTCTAGGTGGCCCTTTCTCACCACATCCACCTGCAGCCGCTTGTTCTACATCTTCCTCCATGTGGGGGCCTCAGCAATCTGCTGCCTCCTGCTGTCAAGGACAGTAGTGGAAAGGGTGTGGGGCAAGACACACAGG ATCCAGATGCCCTCAGGCTTGTGTGCCCACCTGTTTGGCCTCTCTGACTGTCCAGTGCTCAGTGGTTCTGGGGCTGTGTACCGAGTATGTGCAGGAACCGCCACCTTCCACCTGCTGCAGGCTGTGTTGCTGGTCCACCTCCACTCCCCCACCAGCCCGAGGGCACAGCTGCATAATAG CTTCTGGCTCCTCAAGCTGCTGTTCCTGTTAGGTCTCTGTGCCCTTGCCTTCTGCATTCCTGATGAGCATTTCTTCCCAG CCTGGCATTACATTGGCATTTGTGGAGGCTTTGCATTCATCCTACTACAGTTGGTGCTTAttacagcttttgcccattccTGGAACAAGAACTG GCAGACAGGTGCAGCTCAAGACTGCAGCTGGTTCCTGGCTGTCGTGCTGGCCACCCTAGGATTCTACAGTATGGCAGGTGTGGGAGCTATGCTCCTATTTGGCTACTACACACACCCAGCTGGCTGCCTGCTCAACAAGATGCTCCTCAGTCTGCACCTTTGCTTCTGTGGCCTCATCTCCTTCCTCTCCGTCACTCCTTGCATCCGCCTCA AGCAACCCCACTCTGGCCTTCTACAAGCCTCTGTCATCAGCTGCTATATCATGTATCTGACCTTCTCTGCGCTGTCCAGCCGTCCTCCAGAGAGAC TAATCCTTCAAGGACAGAATCACACCCTGTGCCTGCCTGGCCTGAGTAAAATGGAACCCCAAACACCAGATACCTCTCTAGCAATGCTGAGTGCTGGCATCATGTATGCTTGTGTACTTTTTGCTTG caaTGAGGCCTCCTACCTGGCTGAGGTATTTGGACCCTTGTGGATTGTCAAGATTTACAGCTATGAGTTTCAG AAGCCCTCACTGTGTTTCTGCTGCCCTGAAAGAGTGGAGGCAGATGAAG GACAAAGGGGTGGGGCTGCTAGGCCAGCTGACCAAGAGACCCCTCCAGCTCCTCCAGTCCAAGTCCAGCATCTTTCCTACAGCTATTCTGCCTTTCACTTCGTCTTCTTCCTTGCCTCACTCTATGTCATGGTTACTCTTACCAACTGGTTCAG CTATGAGGGAGCAGAACTGGAAAAGACCTTCACCAAGGGTAGCTGGGCCACCTTCTGGGTCAAAGTTGCCTCATGCTGGGCCTGTGTACTCCTCTATCTGGGGCTGCTACTGGCACCACTCTGTTGGTCCCCCACCCAGAAATCTCGGCCCCTTATTATCAGGCGACGAAGGCGACACCGCCACTGCATCGTATCCCCAGATAATAAATATCCTCCAGCCTAA
- the ELL3 gene encoding RNA polymerase II elongation factor ELL3 isoform X3 — protein sequence MPILEESAEVREVRPLIAFQGHRGYLRLPGPGCSCLFSFIVSQCGQEGASGSLDLVCQRLVRSGPNRLHCLGSLRERLTIWTAMDSIPAPSSVQGHNLTEDARHPDSWQNTGDCSGDAISQPQMALEEVSMSDPLASNQGQSLPGSSREHMAQWEVRNQTYLPNREPDQALPSSASRKRLEKKRSMPVATVELEEKRFRTLPLVPNPLQGQSHQDLQEGEDWEQDDKDKDMDPRLEDSSSVQEASGSPSPQDVPDYLLQYRAIHSAEQQHVYEQEFETDYAEYRILHARVGAASQRFIELGAEIKRVQQGTPEHKVLEDKIVQEYKKFRKRYPGYREEKRRCEYLHQKLSHIKGLILEFEEKNRGS from the exons ATGCCGATCCTAGAAGAAAGCGCCGAGGTCCGGGAG GTACGGCCGCTGATTGCTTTCCAAGGCCACCGAGGG TATCTGAGGCTCCCAGGCCCTGGCTGTTCCTGCCTCTTCTCTTTCATAGTGTCCCAGTGTGGCCAAGAGGGCGCTAGTGGTAGCTTGGACCTTGTGTGCCAACGCTTGGTCAG GTCTGGGCCTAACCGCCTTCACTGCCTGGGCTCACTCAGGGAGCGCCTCACTATTTGGACAGCCATGGATTCTATCCCAGCCCCATCATCAGTTCAGGGACACAACCTGACTGAAGATGCCAGACATCCTGACAGCTGGCAGAACACAGGAGACTGTTCTGGAGATGCAATATCACAGCCACAGATGGCTCTAGAGGAG GTGTCTATGTCAGATCCACTGGCAAGCAACCAAGGACAGTCACTCCCAGGATCCTCAAGGGAGCACATGGCACAGTGGGAAGTGAG AAACCAGACCTATCTTCCAAACAGAGAACCTGATCAGGCACTGCCTTCCTCTGCCAGCCGGAAACGTCTGGAGAAG AAACGTTCAATGCCTGTAGCCACTGTAGAACTAGAAGAAAAGAGGTTCAGAACTCTACCTCTAGTGCCAAATCCCCTACAAGGCCAGAGCCATCAGGATTTACAAGAGGGAGAAGACTGGGAGCAAGATGATAAAGATAAGGACATGGACCCCAGATTAGAAGACAGTTCCTCAGTTCAGGAAG CCTCTGGATCCCCAAGTCCTCAAGATGTACCAGACTACCTTCT GCAATACAGGGCCATCCACAGTGCAGAACAGCAACATGTCTATGAGCAGGAATTTGAAACAGATTATGCTGAATACCGCATCCTGCATGCCCGTGTTGGTGCTGCAAGCCAAAGGTTCATAGAGCTGGGAGCAGAGATTAAGAGAGTTCAGCAAGGAACTCCGGAACACAAG GTGCTGGAAGACAAGATAGTCCAGGAATATAAAAAGTTCAGGAAG CGGTACCCAGGTTACAGAGAAGAAAAGCGTCGTTGTGAGTACCTTCACCAGAAATTGTCCCACATTAAAGGTCTCATCCTGGAGTTTGAGGAAAAGAACAGGGGCAGCTGA
- the ELL3 gene encoding RNA polymerase II elongation factor ELL3 isoform X1, whose translation MPILEESAEVREPSPAQRRRWWWPSPVAPVLLALELAAMEEFQEPLRGQLRLCFSPAARTSLLLLRLNDAALRALQECQRQQVRPLIAFQGHRGYLRLPGPGCSCLFSFIVSQCGQEGASGSLDLVCQRLVRSGPNRLHCLGSLRERLTIWTAMDSIPAPSSVQGHNLTEDARHPDSWQNTGDCSGDAISQPQMALEEVSMSDPLASNQGQSLPGSSREHMAQWEVRNQTYLPNREPDQALPSSASRKRLEKKRSMPVATVELEEKRFRTLPLVPNPLQGQSHQDLQEGEDWEQDDKDKDMDPRLEDSSSVQEASGSPSPQDVPDYLLQYRAIHSAEQQHVYEQEFETDYAEYRILHARVGAASQRFIELGAEIKRVQQGTPEHKVLEDKIVQEYKKFRKRYPGYREEKRRCEYLHQKLSHIKGLILEFEEKNRGS comes from the exons ATGCCGATCCTAGAAGAAAGCGCCGAGGTCCGGGAG CCAAGCCCGGCacagaggaggaggtggtggtggcccTCGCCTGTGGCCCCGGTGCTGCTTGCGCTCGAACTCGCCGCCATGGAGGAGTTCCAGGAGCCTCTGAGGGGGCAGCTCCGGCTCTGCTTCTCGCCTGCTGCCCGGACCAGCCTCTTACTGCTCAGGCTCAACGACGCTGCGCTGCGGGCGCTGCAAGAGTGTCAGCGGCAACAG GTACGGCCGCTGATTGCTTTCCAAGGCCACCGAGGG TATCTGAGGCTCCCAGGCCCTGGCTGTTCCTGCCTCTTCTCTTTCATAGTGTCCCAGTGTGGCCAAGAGGGCGCTAGTGGTAGCTTGGACCTTGTGTGCCAACGCTTGGTCAG GTCTGGGCCTAACCGCCTTCACTGCCTGGGCTCACTCAGGGAGCGCCTCACTATTTGGACAGCCATGGATTCTATCCCAGCCCCATCATCAGTTCAGGGACACAACCTGACTGAAGATGCCAGACATCCTGACAGCTGGCAGAACACAGGAGACTGTTCTGGAGATGCAATATCACAGCCACAGATGGCTCTAGAGGAG GTGTCTATGTCAGATCCACTGGCAAGCAACCAAGGACAGTCACTCCCAGGATCCTCAAGGGAGCACATGGCACAGTGGGAAGTGAG AAACCAGACCTATCTTCCAAACAGAGAACCTGATCAGGCACTGCCTTCCTCTGCCAGCCGGAAACGTCTGGAGAAG AAACGTTCAATGCCTGTAGCCACTGTAGAACTAGAAGAAAAGAGGTTCAGAACTCTACCTCTAGTGCCAAATCCCCTACAAGGCCAGAGCCATCAGGATTTACAAGAGGGAGAAGACTGGGAGCAAGATGATAAAGATAAGGACATGGACCCCAGATTAGAAGACAGTTCCTCAGTTCAGGAAG CCTCTGGATCCCCAAGTCCTCAAGATGTACCAGACTACCTTCT GCAATACAGGGCCATCCACAGTGCAGAACAGCAACATGTCTATGAGCAGGAATTTGAAACAGATTATGCTGAATACCGCATCCTGCATGCCCGTGTTGGTGCTGCAAGCCAAAGGTTCATAGAGCTGGGAGCAGAGATTAAGAGAGTTCAGCAAGGAACTCCGGAACACAAG GTGCTGGAAGACAAGATAGTCCAGGAATATAAAAAGTTCAGGAAG CGGTACCCAGGTTACAGAGAAGAAAAGCGTCGTTGTGAGTACCTTCACCAGAAATTGTCCCACATTAAAGGTCTCATCCTGGAGTTTGAGGAAAAGAACAGGGGCAGCTGA